A stretch of Lactuca sativa cultivar Salinas chromosome 6, Lsat_Salinas_v11, whole genome shotgun sequence DNA encodes these proteins:
- the LOC111901138 gene encoding AT-hook motif nuclear-localized protein 5 — MDGRDGIPSFYLNRGFRGSGSNAGSGNQGGGFHTPPPGFKTQLNPTLSPHNHTQIRVAPPSMGPSFHLEHNPPPSFPHSLNIGGGGGGGGSGGTDDGGVAVSIPIPTPGSGSGSDSVMKKKRGRPRKYAPDASNTALALLKPVPPATSPDQNTPGTQKKRGRPPGSGRKQQLANCGEWMHNSAGSAFTPHIIHISIGEDVAEKILSFAQQRQRALCILSGNGSVSTVTLRQLTSSGGTVTYEGRFEILCLSGSYLLAETGSPRNRTGGLSISLCNSEGQVIGGAIGGKLTASTLVQVVVCSFVYGGGDNSKAKAAIEPPLSGDEKSPGVQLN, encoded by the exons ATGGACGGAAGGGACGGAATCCCTTCGTTTTATCTGAATAGAGGGTTTCGTGGGTCGGGTTCTAATGCCGGGTCGGGTAATCAAGGTGGAGGGTTCCATACCCCTCCACCTGGTTTCAAAACTCAATTAAACCCCACTTTATCTCCTCATAATCATACCCAAATCAGGGTAGCTCCTCCTTCAATGGGTCCTTCGTTCCATTTGGAACACAACCCACCTCCTAGTTTCCCTCATAGCCTTAACatcggcggcggtggtggtggcggtggcagtGGTGGGACTGATGACGGTGGTGTTGCAGTCTCCATCCCCATTCCCACCCCTggaagtggaagtgggagcgactCTGTTATGAAGAAAAAACGAGGGAGACCAAGAAAGTATGCCCCTGATGCCTCCAATACGGCGTTGGCACTACTAAAGCCTGTACCTCCGGCCACTTCGCCGGATCAAAACACACCGGGGACACAGAAGAAGAGGGGGAGGCCTCCTGGCAGTGGAAGGAAGCAGCAGCTTGCAAATTGTG GCGAATGGATGCATAATTCGGCTGGATCGGCTTTCACGCCTCACATAATCCACATATCAATAGGAGAA GATGTTGCGGAAAAGATATTATCATTTGCACAACAAAGGCAAAGGGCTCTATGCATCTTGTCAGGCAACGGGTCCGTTTCCACCGTCACATTACGCCAACTTACATCTTCCGGTGGCACTGTGACTTATGAG GGTCgttttgagatattatgcttatcgGGTTCTTATCTGCTGGCGGAAACTGGTAGCCCCCGCAACCGGACTGGCGGTCTTAGTATTTCTCTTTGTAACTCTGAAGGTCAAGTGATTGGCGGTGCAATTGGCGGCAAACTTACCGCCTCCACCCTTGTTCAG GTGGTGGTTTGTAGTTTTGTGTATGGTGGTGGAGATAATTCGAAGGCAAAGGCCGCCATTGAGCCGCCGTTATCGGGTGATGAAAAGAGCCCTGGAGTTCAACTCAACTAG